One part of the Tunicatimonas pelagia genome encodes these proteins:
- a CDS encoding TIGR01777 family oxidoreductase: MNATVLISGGTGLVGTRLTQLLQEKGYTVTHLSRSVSGDEKVKTYQWNIKKKEIDPEALIGVDYIIHLAGAGIADKRWTDKRKELILKSRTESTELLRDSIAKLNNHAIKAFVSASAVGYYGIDTGKTWVDEESPSGDGFAAEVTHQWEAAVDKINPLNLRVVKIRIGIVLSEKGGALVKIMQPIKFGVGAPLGRGNQYMSWVHLDDLCRLFIFALEQREIQGVYNGVAPNPATNHELTKKTADVLNKPLFLPNIPAFALKLLLGEMAQVVTGGNRVKSDKIEKAGFEFKYTDLRPALVDLLK, from the coding sequence ATGAACGCTACTGTACTTATCTCGGGTGGAACCGGCTTGGTTGGCACTCGTCTTACCCAACTACTACAAGAAAAAGGCTACACCGTTACTCACCTTAGTCGTTCAGTTTCGGGCGATGAAAAAGTGAAAACCTACCAGTGGAATATCAAGAAAAAAGAGATAGACCCCGAAGCCCTCATCGGAGTAGATTATATCATTCATCTGGCGGGAGCGGGTATCGCCGACAAACGCTGGACTGATAAACGCAAAGAACTAATTCTGAAAAGTCGTACTGAATCTACTGAACTGCTGCGAGATTCTATTGCTAAGCTAAACAACCATGCTATTAAAGCCTTTGTATCGGCTTCGGCAGTAGGCTACTACGGTATTGATACAGGCAAAACTTGGGTAGATGAAGAAAGCCCTTCAGGCGATGGATTTGCAGCAGAAGTTACGCACCAGTGGGAAGCAGCCGTAGATAAAATAAATCCGTTAAATCTTCGGGTAGTGAAAATTCGAATCGGTATTGTGCTTAGTGAAAAGGGGGGAGCACTGGTCAAAATTATGCAACCTATTAAATTTGGAGTAGGGGCACCACTAGGGCGAGGTAATCAGTACATGAGTTGGGTTCACCTGGATGACCTTTGCCGATTATTCATTTTTGCCTTAGAGCAGCGTGAGATTCAAGGTGTATACAACGGAGTAGCTCCGAACCCAGCTACGAACCATGAACTTACCAAAAAGACCGCCGATGTACTAAATAAGCCGCTATTTTTGCCGAACATACCCGCATTTGCCTTAAAATTGCTACTGGGAGAAATGGCTCAAGTGGTAACTGGAGGAAACCGGGTGAAGAGCGACAAAATTGAGAAGGCAGGATTTGAGTTTAAGTACACAGATTTGCGCCCGGCTTTGGTGGATTTGTTGAAGTAA
- a CDS encoding four-carbon acid sugar kinase family protein, translated as MPLHSSITDQHPIFLSFYGDDFTGSTDVMEALALNGIPTALFLAPPSPEEIEKFYLKNTVSGSERKLAAVGVAGISRSLSPAEMDDYLPPIFEQLSQIDSAFFHYKICSTFDSSPQVGSIGHATDLAYPYFSSDYIPLLVGAPSLNRFCIFGNLFARVDGATYRLDRHPTMSRHPVTPMHESDLRQHLAKQTNRPVQLMDLFTLESDEATQQDKLNELTKQSGDYLLFDTYNEEHLLAVGQILWNKRAKCRQLLVGASGTEYAICNYLQQQGLLEKPSPPSSPGKAEPVIVMAGSCSPTTAEQLRWIIQQGFADIRIRSEKLVHPDKRDAEIQRVETLALEALGRKQPVAMYTALGPDDRSIATTNQRKQILGLDKTPTSALLAGAQGKILKSLLEKTSVKRVVSAGGDTSGYIAQELGIYALETLMPIAPGVPLCTAHAHDARFDGLQIAMKGGQNGKTDYFASIVQGSA; from the coding sequence ATGCCACTTCATTCATCTATTACTGATCAACACCCTATTTTTTTGAGCTTCTACGGCGATGATTTCACCGGATCTACCGATGTGATGGAAGCTCTAGCACTCAACGGCATTCCTACGGCCCTATTTCTAGCTCCACCCAGTCCCGAAGAAATTGAGAAATTCTACCTGAAAAATACCGTAAGTGGCTCTGAAAGAAAACTGGCAGCCGTAGGTGTAGCGGGCATTAGCCGTAGTCTTTCCCCAGCAGAAATGGATGATTATCTTCCGCCTATTTTTGAGCAACTTAGCCAGATCGATAGTGCGTTTTTTCACTATAAAATCTGCTCTACTTTTGACTCATCTCCCCAGGTGGGCAGCATTGGGCACGCTACTGATTTAGCCTATCCTTATTTTTCTTCGGACTACATTCCGCTACTAGTTGGTGCTCCCTCGCTTAATCGCTTTTGTATCTTTGGAAATCTGTTCGCCCGGGTAGACGGAGCAACCTATCGGCTCGACCGTCACCCAACCATGTCGCGCCATCCGGTAACACCCATGCACGAAAGTGATTTACGCCAGCACCTAGCCAAGCAAACTAATCGCCCGGTACAATTGATGGATTTATTTACACTAGAATCCGATGAAGCTACTCAACAAGACAAATTAAATGAACTAACGAAGCAGTCGGGCGATTATCTGCTTTTTGATACCTATAACGAAGAACATTTATTAGCCGTAGGGCAAATTCTATGGAATAAGCGAGCTAAATGTCGGCAATTGCTTGTAGGGGCTTCAGGCACGGAATACGCTATTTGCAACTACTTACAGCAGCAGGGGTTGCTAGAAAAACCTTCGCCACCTAGTTCACCTGGAAAAGCTGAACCGGTTATTGTGATGGCGGGTAGTTGCTCTCCTACTACCGCCGAGCAACTAAGGTGGATTATTCAGCAAGGGTTCGCTGATATCCGAATTCGGAGTGAAAAATTAGTTCACCCGGATAAACGTGATGCTGAGATACAGCGAGTAGAAACGCTAGCGTTAGAAGCATTAGGCAGAAAACAGCCCGTTGCTATGTATACCGCTCTAGGTCCCGACGATCGGAGTATTGCTACTACCAACCAGCGGAAGCAAATACTTGGATTAGATAAAACGCCTACTAGTGCCTTACTAGCTGGGGCACAGGGGAAGATACTAAAATCATTATTAGAAAAAACCTCAGTAAAACGAGTAGTAAGTGCCGGAGGGGACACCTCGGGCTACATTGCCCAGGAACTAGGAATTTACGCTCTGGAAACACTCATGCCGATTGCCCCCGGAGTGCCACTGTGCACCGCTCACGCTCACGATGCTCGTTTCGATGGACTACAAATTGCCATGAAAGGAGGACAAAACGGAAAAACCGATTACTTTGCTTCTATTGTACAAGGTAGTGCTTAG
- a CDS encoding glycoside hydrolase family 97 protein yields the protein MKLLLTRLFSLAVAVLFTSQALAQSTHTVTSPDGKIQVEITLNNQITFAVNHESDPIIAPSPISMELANDETLGANSHLRNKKTDEVDQTIESPFYKRSEIRDHYNELRLNFRGNYHLIFRAYNEGVAYRFATDRRDSLTVMNENAAFNFAQDAPVWAPYANVDDHTSYEPQFESSFENTYDKALISQLDDKRLIILPALVDVGNGKKVCITESDLEDYPGMYLNSGGEEKSLDAVFAAYPKREEQGGHNNLQMRVTERKDYIARVPGRRAFPWRVMVISEEDKQLADSDLVYLLASPSRVEDISWIKPGKVAWDWWNAWNLYGVDFEAGINNETYKYYIDFAAEQGIEYVILDEGWSVNSEADLMQVIPEIDLPELVNYGQQKGVDIVLWAGYHAFERDMENVCKHYSNMGVKGFKVDFMDRDDQEAVNFYYRAAELAAKHQLFLDFHGAYKPTGLNRTYPNVLNFEGVHGLEQMKWDTPDVDQVTYDVEIPFIRMVAGSMDYTQGAMRNAIKENYYPAFTEPMSQGTRCRQLAQYVIFESPFNMLCDDPTAYEEESECTDFIATVPTIWDETIVLDGKVGDYVAIARRSGDEWYLGVLTDWDAREITLDLSFLADGKYQAEVFQDGINAHKTAQDYRKVSTEVPKNHQITAKMAPGGGYVARIYQE from the coding sequence ATGAAACTACTATTAACTAGGCTATTCTCGTTAGCGGTAGCTGTGCTTTTTACAAGTCAAGCACTAGCCCAATCTACTCATACCGTTACTTCGCCAGATGGAAAAATTCAGGTAGAAATTACCCTTAACAATCAGATTACTTTTGCAGTAAACCATGAGTCCGATCCGATAATTGCGCCTTCCCCAATTTCTATGGAGCTGGCAAATGATGAAACGCTAGGAGCTAATTCCCACTTGAGAAACAAAAAGACTGACGAGGTAGATCAAACTATTGAATCACCATTTTATAAGCGTAGCGAGATTCGCGACCACTACAACGAGTTACGATTGAACTTTCGAGGTAACTACCACCTTATCTTCCGGGCGTACAATGAAGGAGTGGCCTACCGCTTTGCGACCGACCGCCGAGACAGCCTGACGGTGATGAATGAAAATGCAGCTTTTAACTTCGCTCAAGACGCCCCGGTCTGGGCACCCTATGCCAACGTAGATGACCATACCAGCTACGAACCGCAGTTTGAGAGTTCCTTCGAGAATACCTACGACAAAGCCCTCATCTCCCAATTGGACGATAAGCGACTGATTATTCTTCCGGCGCTAGTAGATGTGGGCAATGGAAAAAAGGTGTGCATCACCGAGTCCGATTTGGAAGACTATCCGGGTATGTACCTCAACTCCGGTGGCGAAGAAAAGTCACTAGATGCCGTATTCGCTGCTTATCCTAAACGAGAAGAACAGGGTGGGCATAATAACTTGCAGATGCGCGTAACCGAACGGAAAGACTATATCGCCCGCGTACCAGGTCGTCGCGCTTTTCCCTGGCGGGTGATGGTGATCTCAGAGGAAGATAAGCAACTGGCCGATAGTGATCTGGTGTATTTATTGGCTTCACCCTCGCGGGTAGAGGATATTTCTTGGATCAAGCCTGGCAAAGTGGCCTGGGACTGGTGGAATGCCTGGAACCTGTACGGAGTAGACTTTGAAGCAGGAATTAATAATGAAACCTACAAGTACTACATTGATTTTGCTGCCGAGCAGGGCATTGAGTACGTTATTCTGGATGAAGGCTGGTCCGTCAATAGCGAGGCCGACCTAATGCAAGTTATTCCCGAAATCGATCTGCCCGAATTGGTAAACTACGGCCAGCAGAAAGGAGTAGATATTGTACTGTGGGCTGGTTACCACGCTTTTGAGCGCGATATGGAAAATGTCTGTAAACACTATTCTAATATGGGAGTAAAGGGTTTCAAGGTAGACTTTATGGATCGGGACGACCAAGAAGCGGTGAATTTTTACTACCGGGCTGCTGAGTTAGCTGCCAAGCACCAACTCTTTCTGGATTTTCACGGAGCGTACAAACCCACTGGCTTGAATCGAACCTATCCCAATGTGCTCAACTTTGAAGGAGTACACGGACTGGAGCAAATGAAGTGGGACACTCCCGATGTAGACCAAGTAACCTACGATGTAGAAATTCCCTTCATTCGCATGGTCGCTGGCTCAATGGACTACACTCAGGGAGCCATGCGTAATGCCATTAAAGAAAATTACTATCCGGCGTTTACCGAACCCATGAGCCAAGGTACCCGCTGCCGGCAGTTGGCTCAGTACGTAATTTTTGAGTCCCCCTTCAACATGCTCTGCGACGACCCTACTGCCTACGAAGAAGAATCGGAATGCACTGATTTTATTGCCACGGTACCTACTATCTGGGACGAAACCATAGTATTGGATGGAAAAGTAGGTGACTACGTAGCCATTGCCCGTCGTAGCGGAGATGAATGGTACTTAGGTGTTTTAACCGACTGGGATGCCCGCGAAATAACGCTAGACTTATCTTTTCTAGCTGATGGAAAGTATCAGGCAGAAGTCTTTCAAGATGGCATCAACGCCCACAAAACCGCTCAGGATTACCGAAAAGTATCTACAGAAGTACCCAAAAATCACCAGATTACTGCAAAAATGGCACCCGGCGGTGGCTACGTAGCCCGAATTTATCAGGAATAA
- a CDS encoding efflux transporter outer membrane subunit, whose protein sequence is MPTAFEGEGDSVSIGDIVWRDFFADPKLVALIDTGINRNLNLLSAVQRIEIARANYDIRRGALLPSLDGRYRLRSGNIRNNALRGTINGDDNVDAQTAQWFVGLQSTWEADLWGKLRSKREASYARFLATERGVHLVTTSIVAEVARLYYELLGLDYELNAIRRNIELQEVGQEVIQIQKIGGRATELAVQQFQAQLLRTRSLEYERRQRMVEVENQLNLLLGRYPQPIERGDSLAAQQLPEFIDAGVPSDLLRRRPDVQQAELVLIAAKADVAAAKAAFLPSLTFTPYMGFQSDNLPSLFTTPESLVLGLLNGITAPIFQQNRLEAEYAQMVAQNWQSFYDYQQSILSGYQEVLTSLQRVENFRQAYELRQQEADVLLAAVSTSSDLFAAGYATYLEVITAQERVLEAELGMINTRKEIFLALTSLYQSLGGGWQ, encoded by the coding sequence ATGCCTACTGCCTTTGAAGGCGAAGGCGACTCGGTGAGTATTGGCGATATAGTCTGGCGAGATTTCTTTGCTGACCCTAAGCTAGTAGCACTCATCGATACCGGAATTAATCGTAACCTAAATTTACTCTCAGCAGTACAGCGCATTGAAATTGCTCGGGCCAACTACGACATACGCCGGGGTGCCTTGCTCCCTTCGTTAGACGGTCGTTATCGCTTACGTTCGGGAAACATTCGCAACAATGCCCTTCGGGGTACAATTAATGGTGATGATAATGTAGACGCGCAAACAGCTCAGTGGTTTGTTGGCCTGCAAAGCACCTGGGAGGCTGACCTCTGGGGAAAACTTAGAAGTAAGCGAGAGGCATCTTATGCCCGCTTCCTAGCCACCGAACGAGGAGTGCATCTAGTAACAACTTCTATAGTTGCCGAAGTAGCTCGCTTGTACTACGAATTGCTCGGGTTGGATTACGAACTAAATGCTATCCGACGAAACATTGAATTACAGGAAGTGGGGCAGGAAGTAATTCAAATTCAGAAGATTGGGGGACGGGCTACAGAGTTGGCGGTTCAACAATTTCAAGCGCAACTGTTACGTACCCGTAGTTTAGAGTACGAACGGCGGCAGCGAATGGTAGAAGTTGAAAACCAACTTAATTTACTATTGGGACGCTACCCTCAACCAATTGAGCGAGGCGATTCCTTAGCTGCTCAACAACTACCGGAATTTATAGATGCGGGAGTACCATCCGACCTACTCCGTCGCCGTCCCGATGTACAACAGGCTGAGCTGGTCTTGATCGCGGCCAAAGCTGATGTAGCCGCCGCCAAAGCAGCCTTTCTTCCCTCACTTACTTTCACTCCCTACATGGGATTTCAATCGGATAACCTTCCGTCACTATTTACCACCCCAGAGTCGCTAGTACTAGGTTTGCTCAATGGAATCACTGCACCAATCTTTCAGCAAAATCGGCTTGAGGCCGAATACGCGCAAATGGTTGCTCAAAACTGGCAGTCGTTTTACGACTACCAACAATCTATTCTTAGCGGTTATCAGGAAGTGCTAACCAGCCTGCAACGAGTAGAAAATTTCCGGCAAGCCTACGAGCTGCGACAGCAAGAAGCCGATGTGTTACTCGCTGCTGTAAGCACCTCTAGTGACTTATTTGCTGCCGGTTACGCTACCTACCTAGAAGTAATTACCGCCCAGGAACGGGTGTTAGAAGCTGAACTGGGCATGATTAACACTCGTAAAGAGATATTCCTTGCCCTTACCTCTCTCTATCAATCCTTGGGTGGTGGCTGGCAGTAA
- a CDS encoding VPS10 domain-containing protein: MKRFFPSLLAIGLLLVIIYDNYAQRRNRSSENSPSSTMADSTFAGLAFRSLGPGFMSGRIADVAIHPEDQNTWYVAVGSGGVWKTTNAGVTFKPIFDDQSSYSIGCVTVDPMNPHVVWVGTGENVGGRHVGYGDGIYRSADGGQTWKNMGLQASEHISKIIVHPENSDVIWVAAQGPLWNKGGERGLYKSTDGGKNWNKTLGDDEWIGVTDIMVDPRNPDWMYAATWQRHRNVANYLGGGPGSGIHRSQDGGETWEELTTGLPEGNMGKIGLAISPQQPDIVYAAIELDRRTGGVYRSADRGGTWEKRSDAVAGATGPHYYQELYASPHQFERLYLVDSHMQYSEDGGKTFKRLNNAHKHGDNHAVAFREDDPEYLLVGTDGGLYESFDLGANWRFMENLPVTQYYKIALDDAEPFYNIYGGTQDNSTQGGPSQTDNVHGIQNSDWRVVLNWDGHQPATEPGNPDIVYAERQEGTLSRIDMTTGEVVDIQPQPDADEDYERFNWDSPILVSPHNPTKIYFASQRVWQSDNRGDAWTAISGDLTKNQDRFTLPIMERVQSYDGAWDVGAMSNYNTITSLAESPQQEGLIYAGTDDGIVQVTEDGGANWRKIDVGSMPSVPATAFVNDIKADLHDANTVYIVLDNHKYGDFQPYLVKSTDRGRTWQPMASDLPDRTLLWRIVQDHVDKNLMFLATEFGIYFTNDSGAQWTELTGGLPTISFRDLAIQKREDDLVVASFGRGIFILDDYSALRNLSEEQLLAEATLFEPQDADWYVPRSHLSFDDEKGSQGASHFVAPNPPFGAVFTYYLKDGLTTQEEQRMKQEETLTAQNQNVPFPGWDKLATEMTQAEPKIWIAVKDNQGNAIRRVDGSTESGFHRIAWDLRYPSPYPIHLDKEPAEDELPQGFMVTPGTYTATLYKQVDGEVTKLSESVSFEVVPLRDGALEGATAQETAQFWRSYEDALRSATALEVSLNNALTKADRMQTALAQAPVVPGALDQRLYKVKQNLLGMEETLSGNPAKLAVGEKTKPTVGQRLFSLEIGIGHSTYGPTETHQKTLAIVKNQVQEIHTELESTQNEMSEIAKALMEAGAPWVEGEPVPPIGPNR; encoded by the coding sequence ATGAAAAGATTTTTCCCTTCCCTTCTAGCAATCGGACTATTGCTGGTGATTATCTACGATAATTACGCTCAAAGAAGAAACCGCAGTAGCGAAAACAGCCCATCCAGTACGATGGCTGATTCTACTTTTGCCGGACTTGCATTCCGCAGTCTTGGTCCGGGTTTTATGTCGGGGCGAATCGCCGATGTAGCCATTCACCCCGAAGATCAGAACACCTGGTATGTGGCTGTTGGCTCGGGAGGTGTCTGGAAAACGACTAACGCTGGGGTCACTTTTAAGCCTATTTTTGACGATCAGAGCTCTTACTCCATCGGCTGTGTAACCGTTGATCCAATGAACCCGCACGTTGTTTGGGTAGGGACTGGCGAGAATGTGGGAGGCCGTCACGTAGGTTACGGCGATGGAATTTATCGTAGTGCCGACGGTGGTCAGACCTGGAAGAATATGGGGCTACAAGCGTCAGAGCACATCTCTAAAATCATTGTTCACCCTGAAAACTCGGATGTAATCTGGGTAGCAGCTCAGGGACCGCTCTGGAACAAAGGTGGCGAGCGAGGGCTCTACAAATCTACCGATGGCGGTAAAAACTGGAATAAAACCCTGGGTGACGATGAGTGGATTGGTGTAACCGATATTATGGTTGATCCGCGTAACCCCGATTGGATGTACGCCGCTACCTGGCAGCGCCACCGGAACGTAGCCAATTACCTGGGTGGTGGTCCGGGTTCGGGTATTCACCGCAGTCAGGATGGTGGGGAAACTTGGGAAGAACTAACTACCGGCTTACCTGAAGGTAATATGGGTAAAATTGGTTTAGCAATCTCACCTCAGCAGCCCGATATTGTGTATGCGGCAATTGAATTAGACCGTCGTACCGGGGGCGTGTATCGTTCGGCTGATCGAGGTGGCACCTGGGAAAAACGATCTGATGCCGTAGCTGGGGCTACTGGGCCTCATTACTACCAAGAATTGTACGCTTCGCCTCATCAATTTGAACGACTCTACTTGGTTGATTCTCACATGCAATACTCAGAAGACGGCGGAAAGACCTTTAAGCGACTGAACAATGCCCACAAGCACGGTGATAACCACGCCGTTGCCTTTCGAGAAGATGATCCGGAATACTTATTAGTCGGTACCGACGGTGGACTATACGAAAGTTTTGATCTGGGAGCCAACTGGCGATTTATGGAAAATTTACCAGTTACGCAGTACTACAAAATTGCGTTGGACGATGCGGAACCATTTTACAATATCTACGGCGGTACGCAGGACAACAGTACGCAAGGCGGACCATCTCAAACCGACAACGTACACGGCATTCAGAATTCGGACTGGCGAGTGGTACTCAATTGGGACGGGCACCAACCTGCTACCGAACCCGGTAACCCTGACATTGTGTACGCGGAACGGCAAGAAGGAACACTATCGCGCATTGATATGACTACCGGTGAAGTAGTAGATATTCAACCTCAGCCCGATGCCGACGAAGACTACGAACGCTTCAACTGGGACTCACCTATTCTGGTAAGCCCGCACAACCCAACTAAAATTTATTTTGCTTCTCAGCGGGTCTGGCAGTCTGATAACCGGGGCGATGCCTGGACGGCTATTTCCGGTGATCTAACCAAAAATCAAGATCGCTTTACATTACCGATTATGGAACGAGTGCAAAGCTACGATGGAGCCTGGGATGTGGGTGCTATGTCTAACTATAATACCATCACTTCTTTAGCGGAATCACCGCAGCAGGAAGGGTTGATCTACGCCGGAACCGACGATGGTATTGTGCAGGTAACCGAAGATGGAGGTGCCAACTGGCGCAAGATTGACGTAGGCAGTATGCCCAGCGTTCCGGCCACTGCTTTTGTAAACGATATTAAAGCTGACTTACACGATGCTAATACCGTTTACATAGTACTGGATAATCATAAATACGGCGATTTTCAACCGTATTTGGTGAAGAGTACTGACCGAGGACGTACCTGGCAGCCGATGGCCAGTGACCTTCCTGACCGCACGCTGCTATGGCGTATTGTGCAAGATCACGTAGATAAAAACCTCATGTTTCTGGCGACGGAATTCGGAATTTACTTCACTAATGATAGTGGGGCGCAGTGGACAGAACTGACCGGAGGCTTGCCTACTATTTCTTTCCGCGATTTGGCGATTCAGAAGCGGGAAGATGACCTGGTGGTAGCTTCTTTCGGTCGTGGAATCTTCATTTTGGATGATTACAGTGCATTACGAAACTTATCCGAAGAGCAACTACTAGCCGAAGCTACATTATTCGAACCTCAAGATGCTGATTGGTACGTGCCTCGCTCGCATTTAAGTTTTGACGATGAAAAAGGTTCGCAGGGTGCTTCTCATTTCGTAGCACCCAATCCTCCCTTTGGTGCTGTTTTTACTTACTACCTGAAAGACGGGCTGACGACTCAGGAAGAGCAGCGCATGAAGCAGGAAGAAACCTTGACCGCCCAGAATCAAAATGTACCTTTCCCCGGTTGGGATAAATTAGCTACCGAAATGACTCAGGCGGAGCCGAAAATCTGGATTGCAGTTAAAGACAATCAGGGTAACGCCATCCGCCGAGTAGATGGTTCTACCGAAAGTGGTTTTCATCGCATTGCCTGGGATTTACGCTATCCATCACCCTATCCTATTCATTTAGACAAAGAACCTGCTGAGGATGAACTTCCGCAGGGTTTTATGGTCACACCTGGCACTTATACCGCTACGCTGTACAAGCAGGTAGATGGTGAGGTAACCAAGCTCTCTGAGTCAGTCAGCTTTGAAGTAGTACCACTGCGCGACGGAGCATTGGAAGGAGCTACGGCTCAGGAGACGGCTCAGTTCTGGCGATCTTATGAGGATGCTTTACGTTCGGCTACCGCTCTAGAAGTTTCGTTAAATAACGCTTTAACCAAAGCTGACCGAATGCAAACCGCTTTAGCCCAAGCTCCGGTAGTTCCCGGGGCGCTAGATCAGCGATTATACAAAGTAAAGCAGAACCTATTGGGAATGGAAGAAACGCTAAGTGGCAATCCTGCTAAGCTCGCGGTAGGTGAGAAGACCAAACCAACCGTAGGGCAGCGGCTGTTCTCACTAGAAATTGGCATCGGCCACTCTACTTACGGCCCTACCGAAACCCACCAAAAAACACTAGCTATTGTGAAAAATCAGGTTCAGGAGATTCATACCGAACTGGAGTCTACCCAGAACGAGATGTCTGAAATAGCCAAAGCTCTGATGGAAGCGGGTGCCCCCTGGGTAGAAGGCGAGCCTGTTCCACCTATTGGTCCGAACAGGTAA
- a CDS encoding phosphogluconate dehydrogenase C-terminal domain-containing protein has protein sequence MKNVVLVGAGGKMGMRTTANLKGNANYEVFYLEVSEVGIARLQEKGVHVSQPEDVLPEADIVILAVPDVAIKSVASSIVPQMKSGAMAVTLDPAAPCAGHLPEREDVTYFAAHPSHPSVFNWEPNEEAHYDYFGGIAAKQTIVCALIQGPEEDYAVGEALAKEMYKPVTKSHRVTIEQMGILEPALSETFGAAVVTVMKEAVDTVVAKGVPKEAAYDFFLGHINIELALLFDQLPGGVFSDAAQKAIIYGIPRIFKDDWKDVFEWENVMDQIKAIT, from the coding sequence ATGAAAAATGTCGTTTTAGTCGGAGCAGGAGGAAAGATGGGGATGCGAACTACCGCTAACCTGAAGGGAAATGCAAATTATGAAGTTTTTTACTTGGAAGTAAGCGAGGTGGGTATTGCTCGTTTGCAGGAAAAAGGCGTTCACGTTTCTCAGCCTGAAGATGTACTACCTGAAGCTGACATCGTGATTCTGGCGGTGCCCGATGTAGCGATTAAGAGCGTAGCCTCGAGTATCGTTCCTCAGATGAAGTCGGGGGCAATGGCGGTTACGCTAGACCCGGCTGCCCCTTGCGCCGGACATTTGCCTGAGCGTGAAGATGTAACCTATTTTGCGGCTCACCCCTCCCACCCTTCAGTATTTAACTGGGAACCCAATGAAGAAGCTCACTACGACTATTTTGGTGGAATTGCGGCCAAGCAAACCATTGTGTGCGCTTTGATTCAGGGACCGGAGGAAGATTATGCCGTTGGCGAAGCATTGGCTAAGGAAATGTACAAGCCCGTGACCAAATCCCATCGTGTTACTATTGAGCAAATGGGCATTCTGGAACCGGCTTTATCCGAAACCTTCGGGGCTGCTGTGGTTACCGTGATGAAAGAAGCCGTAGATACGGTAGTGGCGAAAGGTGTACCGAAGGAAGCCGCTTATGATTTCTTCTTGGGTCACATCAATATCGAGTTGGCACTGCTATTTGATCAATTACCCGGTGGGGTATTCTCCGATGCTGCTCAGAAAGCTATCATCTACGGAATTCCGCGCATTTTTAAAGATGATTGGAAAGATGTATTTGAGTGGGAAAATGTAATGGATCAGATCAAGGCGATTACCTAG